In one Culex quinquefasciatus strain JHB chromosome 2, VPISU_Cqui_1.0_pri_paternal, whole genome shotgun sequence genomic region, the following are encoded:
- the LOC6050363 gene encoding tigger transposable element-derived protein 4, which produces MSPRPDTRRKLTVLTVHERMKIIEKHAAGWKIGAISETYGVPQSTVSTVVKNKEKWIAMQDKGNLRKPRAVSNERLEKAMKLFVQQARENNLPLSGIMIREKAKDFACQLGFTEFKGSAGWLSKFAKRQNLAFKKLCGESASVDTNMCDDFKQKTLPDLVRGYDPKDIYNSEACHGGKYSKQRITVLCATNMDGSDKLPLLVIDKLININLQFFPPNATSVLQPLDLGIIKNLKHYYRYSLVKRRLDEMEQKKDFSDITVLDAIKYMSRNWAADVKPSTIANCFAKAGFVCPDANQQWNEDIQEDLPTITDDMMAHLSEGVSFSAYCNVDDDLTTAELMSDDDILEFVTEPKSVNGEDVEDTEDDPQQPLEVTSSMVRNTLGAMNNILAATENVPAEMFGIYYALEQFLQQKY; this is translated from the exons ATGTCGCCCCGGCCAGATACTCGGAGGAAACTAACGGTTTTGACCGTTCACGAGCGGATGAAGATTATTGAAAAGCACGCAGCTGGCTGGAAGATCGGTGCAATCTCGGAAACTTACGGCGTCCCTCAAAGCACCGTGTCCACTGTCGTCAAAAACAAGGAGAAGTGGATTGCGATGCAAGACAAGGGCAATCTTCGAAAGCCACGAGCCGTCTCGAACGAACGCCTTGAAAAGGCCATGAAGCTGTTTGTCCAACAAGCGCGGGAAAACAATCTGCCGCTTTCCGGGATCATGATCCGTGAAAAAGCTAAGGATTTCGCCTGTCAGCTCGGCTTTACTGAGTTCAAAGGAAGCGCCGGCTGGCTCTCAAAGTTCGCAAAACGGCAAAATCTTGCGTTCAAGAAGCTCTGTGGCGAGAGTGCCAGCGTTGATACGAACATGTGCGACGACTTCAAGCAGAAAACGCTGCCGGATCTGGTTCGCGGCTACGATCCGAAGGACATTTACAAC AGTGAGGCGTGCCACGGCGGTAAATACTCCAAGCAACGAATCACCGTCCTGTGCGCCACCAACATGGACGGCTCGGATAAGTTACCGTTGTTGGTGATCG ACAAGCTGATAAACATCAACTTGCAGTTTTTCCCGCCCAACGCGACTTCAGTGCTGCAACCGTTGGACCTTGGAATCATAAAGAATCTTAAGCATTACTATCGCTACTCTTTGGTTAAGCGCAGATTGGATGAAATGGAGcagaaaaag GATTTCTCCGACATAACCGTTCTGGATGCGATAAAGTACATGTCCAGGAATTGGGCAGCGGACGTGAAACCGTCCACTATCGCCAATTGCTTCGCCAAAGCCGGATTCGTCTGTCCGGATGCTAATCAACAATGGAATGAAGACATCCAGGAAGATCTTCCCACCATTACAGATGATATGATGGCGCACTTGTCCGAAGGTGTCTCATTTTCGGCGTATTGCAATGTTGATGACGATTTGACCACTGCTGAGCTGATGTCGGACGACGACATTCTCGAATTCGTTACTGAGCCAAAATCAGTAAACGGGGAAGACGTCGAAGATACGGAAGACGACCCCCAACAGCCATTGGAAGTGACCAGCAGCATGGTTCGTAACACGCTGGGCGCTATGAACAACATTCTGGCGGCTACTGAAAATGTTCCTGCTGAAATGTTTGGAATTTACTATGCGCTTGAACAGTTTCTTCAGCAGAAGTACTGA